The following proteins are encoded in a genomic region of Thiomonas sp. X19:
- the secA gene encoding preprotein translocase subunit SecA, producing MPASFLTRLFGSRNERLLRQYRRVAQRINALEPQFEKLSDEELRAKTAEFKQQVANGRSLDELLPEAFAVVREGGKRALKMRHFDVQLVGGMALHDGKIAEMRTGEGKTLVGTLPVYLNALAGKGVHVVTVNDYLAQRDAQWMSRLYNLLGLTVGINLPNMPREDKQAAYGCDVTYGTNNEYGFDYLRDNMVFEPAERVQRGLNYALIDEVDSILIDEARTPLIISGQADDNTELYLKLDKVVPLLDRQIGEEDPLTGKGVEKPGDFTVDEKSHQVYLTESGHEKAERILGEMGLIPEGSTLYDPANIALMHHLYAALRAHNLYHRDQHYVVQNGEVIIVDEFTGRIMTGRRWSDGLHQAVEAKEGVQIQNENQTLASITFQNYFRMYGKLAGMTGTADTEAYEFQEIYKLETVVIPTNRPSQRKDHQDKVYKTARERDLAVVADIKDCFERGQPVLVGTASIEASENLSLLLNKEKLPHAVLNAKQHAREAEIVAQAGRPKVITIATNMAGRGTDIVLGGNVEKQCEIIEADPNLSDEDKRQRVETLRSEWQSLHDHTIAQGGLHIVGTERSESRRVDNQLRGRSGRQGDPGSSRFYLSLDDSLMRIFAGDRVRAIMERLKMPEGEAIEAGMVTRSIESAQRKVEARNFDVRKQLLEYDDVANEQRKIMYEQRNAILDNQDVSAQIADLREGSVTDMVHTFVPAQSMEEQWDIAGLERALRDDWQIDLELKAWVEADQTVTDEDVLEHVLETVHAQYKAKVEAVGGANFASFERMVLLQSLDQHWREHLSALDYLRQGIHLRGYAQKQPKQEYKREAFELFGQMLDAVKNDVTRTLMTVQVQTQEQAEAAAEQIEQRAQSLHNLVFQHPEAAGAVAADGGLEAGELAVAAAAAGAVSMQPIVNAMPKVGRNDPCPCGSGKKYKHCHGKLS from the coding sequence ATGCCCGCATCCTTCCTGACCCGTCTCTTCGGCAGCCGCAACGAGCGTCTGCTGCGCCAATACCGGCGTGTGGCCCAGCGCATCAACGCGCTGGAACCCCAGTTCGAAAAACTCAGCGATGAGGAACTGCGTGCCAAGACCGCCGAGTTCAAACAACAGGTTGCCAACGGCCGTTCGCTCGACGAGCTGCTCCCCGAGGCTTTTGCGGTGGTGCGCGAGGGCGGCAAGCGCGCGCTGAAAATGCGCCACTTCGACGTACAGCTGGTGGGCGGCATGGCGCTGCACGACGGCAAGATTGCCGAGATGCGCACCGGCGAGGGCAAGACCCTGGTGGGTACGCTGCCGGTGTATTTGAATGCGCTCGCCGGCAAGGGCGTGCATGTGGTCACGGTGAACGACTACCTGGCCCAGCGCGACGCGCAGTGGATGAGCCGTCTGTACAACTTACTCGGCCTGACCGTCGGCATCAACCTGCCGAATATGCCGCGCGAGGACAAGCAGGCCGCCTACGGTTGCGACGTGACCTATGGCACGAACAACGAATACGGCTTCGATTACCTGCGCGACAACATGGTGTTCGAGCCCGCCGAGCGGGTGCAGCGCGGGCTGAACTATGCGTTGATCGACGAGGTGGATTCCATCCTGATCGACGAGGCGCGCACCCCGCTCATCATCTCCGGCCAGGCGGATGACAACACCGAGCTGTATCTCAAGCTCGACAAGGTCGTGCCCCTGCTCGACCGCCAGATCGGCGAGGAAGACCCGCTCACCGGCAAGGGCGTGGAAAAGCCCGGCGACTTCACGGTGGACGAGAAAAGCCATCAGGTCTACCTCACCGAGTCCGGGCACGAGAAGGCGGAGCGCATCCTTGGCGAGATGGGGCTCATCCCCGAAGGCAGCACGCTGTACGATCCGGCCAATATCGCGCTGATGCATCACTTGTACGCGGCGCTGCGTGCCCACAACCTGTACCACCGCGACCAGCATTACGTGGTGCAGAACGGCGAGGTGATCATCGTCGACGAATTCACCGGCCGCATCATGACCGGGCGGCGCTGGTCCGACGGCCTGCACCAGGCGGTGGAAGCCAAGGAAGGCGTGCAAATCCAGAACGAGAACCAGACGCTGGCGTCGATCACGTTCCAGAACTATTTCCGCATGTACGGCAAGCTCGCCGGCATGACCGGAACGGCCGACACCGAGGCCTACGAGTTCCAGGAAATCTACAAGCTGGAAACCGTGGTCATTCCGACCAACCGCCCCAGCCAGCGCAAGGACCACCAGGACAAGGTCTACAAGACCGCCCGGGAGCGTGACCTGGCGGTGGTGGCTGACATCAAGGATTGTTTCGAGCGTGGCCAGCCGGTGCTGGTGGGCACCGCCTCCATCGAGGCGAGCGAAAACCTCTCGCTGCTGCTGAACAAGGAAAAGCTGCCGCACGCGGTGCTCAACGCCAAGCAGCACGCACGCGAGGCCGAGATCGTGGCCCAGGCGGGGCGGCCCAAGGTCATCACCATCGCCACCAATATGGCGGGCCGCGGCACCGACATCGTGCTCGGCGGCAACGTCGAGAAGCAGTGCGAGATCATCGAGGCCGACCCCAATCTGTCCGATGAGGACAAGCGCCAGCGGGTGGAAACGCTGCGCAGCGAGTGGCAGTCGCTGCACGATCACACCATCGCCCAGGGTGGTTTGCACATCGTCGGCACCGAGCGCAGCGAGTCGCGCCGGGTGGACAACCAGCTGCGCGGGCGTTCGGGTCGCCAGGGGGATCCCGGCTCGTCGCGCTTTTACTTGTCGCTGGACGATTCGCTGATGCGCATCTTCGCCGGCGACCGCGTGCGCGCCATCATGGAGCGCCTGAAGATGCCCGAGGGCGAGGCGATCGAGGCGGGCATGGTGACGCGTTCGATCGAGTCGGCGCAGCGCAAGGTGGAGGCGCGCAACTTCGACGTGCGCAAGCAACTGCTCGAATACGACGATGTTGCCAACGAGCAGCGCAAGATCATGTACGAGCAGCGCAACGCCATCCTCGACAACCAGGACGTCAGCGCCCAGATCGCCGACCTGCGCGAAGGCAGCGTGACCGACATGGTGCACACTTTCGTGCCGGCGCAGAGCATGGAAGAACAGTGGGATATCGCCGGCCTGGAGCGCGCCCTGCGCGACGACTGGCAGATCGACCTGGAGCTGAAGGCGTGGGTCGAGGCCGACCAGACCGTGACCGACGAAGACGTGCTGGAGCATGTGCTGGAGACCGTGCACGCGCAATACAAGGCGAAGGTCGAGGCGGTGGGGGGCGCCAACTTCGCCAGCTTCGAGCGCATGGTGCTGTTGCAGTCGCTTGACCAGCACTGGCGTGAACACCTCTCGGCGCTGGACTATTTGCGTCAAGGCATCCACCTGCGCGGCTACGCGCAAAAGCAGCCCAAGCAGGAGTACAAGCGCGAGGCTTTCGAACTGTTCGGGCAGATGCTCGACGCGGTGAAGAACGATGTCACCCGCACCCTCATGACCGTGCAGGTGCAAACCCAGGAGCAGGCCGAAGCGGCTGCCGAGCAGATCGAGCAGCGTGCCCAAAGCCTGCACAACCTGGTGTTCCAACATCCCGAAGCCGCGGGCGCCGTGGCGGCCGATGGCGGGCTCGAGGCCGGGGAACTCGCCGTGGCCGCGGCTGCGGCAGGCGCCGTCTCGATGCAGCCCATCGTCAACGCCATGCCGAAAGTTGGCCGCAACGACCCCTGCCCCTGTGGCAGTGGCAAGAAGTACAAGCATTGCCACGGCAAGCTGAGCTGA
- a CDS encoding A24 family peptidase, whose protein sequence is MPAAWAALPAGFWVMAAALVGLAVGSFLNVVIYRLPVMLERAWQHDAHATLHPDAELPSSEAFNLMHPRSRCGQCGHAIRWWENIPLLSWLLLRGKCSSCGTRISVRYPLVELLTAVLTAAVIVLQGLTPWSLGLVLLLWGLIALAFIDYDTTLLPDGITLPLLWLGLLLHAVLDPGFLPQAVWGAALGYASLWSIYQAFKLLTGKEGMGYGDFKLFAALGAWFGAMALLPIILLSAIAGAVIGIALQFSGLAERGKPIPFGPFLAAAGLIMLLLGPQRLIAWVLPGGA, encoded by the coding sequence ATGCCCGCTGCATGGGCCGCGCTCCCCGCCGGTTTCTGGGTGATGGCGGCCGCGCTGGTGGGCTTGGCCGTGGGCAGTTTTCTCAATGTCGTCATCTACCGCCTGCCGGTGATGCTCGAGCGCGCCTGGCAGCACGACGCCCACGCCACGCTGCACCCCGACGCCGAACTGCCCAGCAGCGAAGCCTTCAACCTGATGCATCCGCGCTCGCGCTGCGGGCAATGCGGCCATGCCATTCGCTGGTGGGAGAACATTCCACTGCTGAGTTGGCTGCTGCTGCGCGGCAAGTGCTCGTCTTGTGGCACGCGCATCTCGGTGCGCTATCCGCTGGTCGAACTGCTGACCGCCGTGCTCACGGCGGCCGTGATCGTGCTGCAGGGGCTCACACCCTGGTCACTCGGACTGGTGCTGCTGCTGTGGGGGCTCATTGCCCTGGCTTTCATCGACTACGACACCACCCTGCTGCCCGACGGCATCACCCTGCCGCTGCTGTGGCTGGGCCTGTTGCTGCATGCCGTGCTCGACCCTGGCTTTTTGCCGCAGGCGGTCTGGGGGGCGGCCCTTGGTTACGCCAGCCTGTGGAGCATCTACCAGGCGTTCAAACTGCTCACCGGCAAGGAAGGCATGGGCTATGGCGACTTCAAACTGTTCGCCGCGCTGGGAGCCTGGTTCGGTGCCATGGCGCTCTTGCCCATCATCCTATTGTCGGCCATTGCCGGTGCCGTCATCGGCATCGCACTGCAATTCAGCGGGCTGGCCGAGCGCGGCAAACCCATACCCTTCGGCCCTTTCCTGGCGGCCGCGGGCCTGATCATGTTGCTGCTCGGGCCGCAGCGGCTGATCGCCTGGGTGCTGCCCGGCGGCGCTTGA
- the coaE gene encoding dephospho-CoA kinase (Dephospho-CoA kinase (CoaE) performs the final step in coenzyme A biosynthesis.) — protein MTGNTATTTRRLAAKLTIGLTGGIGSGKSAVAHLLAAWGASVLDADVIAHELTAPGGAAIAPIGEAFGAAMITADGGLDRARMRAAVFADPGRRHQLEAILHPRIGRVLRERAALAQGAYLVLVVPLLVEGLERWRGVVDRIAVVDCAEDLQIERVMRRSNLDASQVRAIMATQATREARRAAADDLIDNSTDLAALQARTRDLHGQYLQIARRI, from the coding sequence GTGACCGGAAACACTGCCACCACGACGCGGCGATTGGCCGCGAAACTCACCATCGGACTCACGGGTGGCATTGGCTCGGGCAAGTCGGCCGTGGCCCATCTGCTGGCCGCATGGGGGGCGAGCGTGCTTGACGCCGATGTCATCGCCCACGAACTCACTGCACCGGGCGGCGCTGCCATCGCGCCCATTGGCGAGGCCTTCGGCGCCGCGATGATCACCGCCGACGGCGGGCTCGACCGCGCACGCATGCGCGCCGCCGTATTCGCCGACCCGGGCCGGCGCCACCAGCTCGAAGCCATCCTTCATCCGCGCATCGGTCGGGTCCTGCGGGAGCGCGCGGCCCTGGCGCAGGGTGCCTACCTCGTGCTCGTCGTACCCCTCCTGGTCGAGGGTCTGGAGCGCTGGCGAGGCGTGGTGGACCGCATCGCCGTGGTCGACTGCGCCGAAGATTTGCAAATCGAACGCGTCATGCGCAGATCGAACCTGGATGCGTCACAGGTGCGTGCCATCATGGCCACGCAAGCCACGCGCGAAGCGCGCCGTGCTGCTGCCGACGATCTGATCGACAACAGCACCGACCTCGCCGCACTCCAAGCCCGTACCCGCGACTTGCATGGGCAGTACCTGCAAATCGCCCGCCGCATTTGA
- a CDS encoding type II secretion system F family protein: protein MATAVMRTPKDFLFVWEGKDRQGKLQRGEIRASSENIVKASLRRQGILATKVKKRRVGGGKAIKSKDLTTFTRQMATMLRAGVPLLQSFDIVGRSHPNPSMARLISEIRNDVETGTSLSAAFRKFPKYFDHLYCNLVEAGEEAGMLELILDRLATYQEKTLAIRSKIKSALTYPIAVMIVAMIVVTIIMLFVVPTFQDVFSQFGASLPTPTLVVIAISNFFVHYWYILFGTLFIGGYFLLQSWKRSDKVKEFVDRMMLRLPVFGDLVLKGTLARWTRTLATMFGAGVPLVEALDSVGGASGNIVYQRATEKIQQDVSTGTSLTLSMQTTGVFPPLVLQMASIGEESGSLDQMLSKAADIYEAEVDELVKALSSLLEPIIIVVLGVLIGGLVIAMYLPIFNLGKVVG, encoded by the coding sequence ATGGCAACAGCCGTAATGCGCACCCCCAAGGATTTTCTCTTCGTCTGGGAGGGAAAGGATCGCCAGGGCAAACTGCAGCGCGGCGAAATACGCGCGAGCAGCGAGAACATCGTCAAAGCGTCGCTGCGACGTCAGGGCATCTTGGCCACCAAGGTCAAGAAGCGCAGGGTCGGAGGCGGCAAGGCCATCAAGTCCAAGGATCTGACCACGTTCACACGGCAGATGGCCACCATGTTGCGGGCCGGGGTGCCGCTGCTGCAGTCGTTCGACATCGTCGGGCGCAGCCACCCCAATCCATCGATGGCGAGGCTGATCTCTGAAATTCGCAACGACGTCGAAACCGGCACGAGCTTGTCGGCCGCGTTTCGTAAATTTCCCAAATACTTCGATCATCTCTATTGCAATCTGGTCGAAGCCGGCGAAGAGGCCGGCATGCTCGAGTTGATCCTCGATCGCCTTGCCACCTACCAGGAAAAGACCCTCGCCATACGCAGCAAGATCAAGTCCGCGCTCACCTACCCGATCGCGGTGATGATCGTGGCCATGATCGTGGTCACCATCATCATGCTGTTCGTCGTGCCGACCTTCCAGGACGTCTTCAGTCAGTTTGGCGCCAGCCTTCCAACGCCCACGCTGGTGGTCATCGCCATATCCAATTTTTTCGTCCATTACTGGTACATCCTGTTCGGCACGCTGTTCATCGGCGGCTATTTCCTGCTGCAGTCCTGGAAGCGCTCGGACAAGGTGAAGGAGTTTGTCGATCGCATGATGCTGCGGCTCCCCGTCTTCGGCGATCTGGTGCTCAAGGGCACGCTCGCCCGCTGGACCCGGACCCTGGCGACCATGTTCGGCGCCGGCGTTCCCCTGGTCGAAGCACTGGACTCCGTGGGCGGCGCTTCAGGCAATATCGTCTACCAGCGCGCCACCGAGAAAATCCAACAGGACGTGTCCACCGGCACCAGCCTGACCTTGTCGATGCAAACCACCGGGGTGTTTCCGCCTCTGGTGCTGCAGATGGCATCCATTGGCGAAGAGTCCGGCTCGCTCGACCAAATGCTGTCCAAGGCCGCCGATATCTACGAGGCCGAAGTCGATGAGTTGGTGAAGGCGCTGTCGAGCCTGCTGGAGCCCATCATCATCGTGGTGCTCGGCGTGCTCATCGGCGGCTTGGTCATCGCCATGTACTTGCCCATTTTCAATCTCGGCAAGGTCGTCGGTTGA
- the zapD gene encoding cell division protein ZapD, which produces MILYEYPLSERVRTMLRLEYLFRRVHFLLQRAHPFDHHFALLSLFEIMDVATRQDLKSELLKDLERQRQQFLSFRGNPAVSEQTLDEVLAELDAAFQCLSQQLGKPGQPLLDNEWLMAIRSRASIPGGTCEFDLPAYYAWQHLPEDQRRLDMARWMECFGPLAMGVELLLRLLRDSGTPHKALAPGGVYQQNLGGRSFQLMRLRVDGALGVVPETTGHRLMVSVRYMRPDVDWKLRPVTTDVAFEIALCP; this is translated from the coding sequence GTGATCCTCTACGAATACCCCCTGAGCGAGCGCGTTCGCACCATGCTGCGACTCGAATACCTGTTTCGCCGGGTCCATTTCCTGCTGCAGCGCGCCCACCCCTTTGACCATCATTTCGCCCTGCTCTCGCTGTTCGAGATCATGGACGTGGCCACGCGCCAGGATCTCAAGTCCGAACTGCTCAAGGACCTGGAGCGGCAACGGCAACAGTTTCTCAGCTTCCGCGGCAACCCAGCAGTTTCCGAGCAGACGCTCGACGAGGTTCTCGCCGAACTCGACGCGGCCTTCCAGTGCCTGAGCCAGCAACTCGGCAAACCCGGCCAGCCCCTGCTCGACAACGAATGGCTGATGGCCATCCGCAGCCGCGCCAGCATTCCGGGCGGAACCTGCGAGTTCGATCTGCCAGCCTATTACGCCTGGCAGCACCTGCCCGAAGACCAGCGTCGGCTGGACATGGCGCGCTGGATGGAATGCTTCGGCCCCCTGGCCATGGGCGTGGAATTGCTGCTGCGCCTGCTGCGCGACTCCGGTACGCCGCACAAGGCCCTGGCCCCTGGGGGCGTGTACCAGCAAAACCTCGGCGGCCGCAGCTTCCAGCTCATGCGCCTGCGCGTCGATGGTGCTTTGGGGGTCGTCCCCGAAACCACGGGCCACCGGCTGATGGTCTCGGTGCGCTACATGCGGCCAGACGTTGACTGGAAGCTCAGGCCCGTGACCACGGATGTGGCTTTTGAGATTGCCCTTTGCCCATGA
- the argJ gene encoding bifunctional glutamate N-acetyltransferase/amino-acid acetyltransferase ArgJ encodes MAVNLTPPNPATLHAVPGVRIGVAQAGIRKAGRTDLTLFQFDPGTQVAGVFTRNRFCAAPVQVCREHLGVAQSAPMRALVINTGCANAGTGEAGLQAARESCDAVAALLGVKAREVLPFSTGVILEPLPLDRLVAGLPAALADARADAWADAAAAIMTTDTVPKAASTQISIDGVRVTVSGIAKGAGMIRPNMATMLGFIATDAAVAPALLAQLAREVADASFNCITVDGDTSTNDALVIAATGRAALPAITDAASPQAQALRAALTQVALHIAQAIVRDGEGATKFISIHVERARSREEARLVAYAVAHSPLVKTAFFASDPNLGRILAAVGYAGIDDLDVSGVDLYLDAVHVATRGGRHPGYQEAEGKRVMAKPEIAVRIVLGRGDAAATVWTCDLSHDYVSINADYRS; translated from the coding sequence ATGGCTGTGAACCTGACCCCTCCCAACCCCGCAACCCTGCATGCCGTGCCCGGCGTGCGCATCGGCGTGGCCCAGGCCGGCATTCGCAAGGCCGGGCGTACCGATCTCACGCTGTTCCAGTTCGATCCCGGCACGCAGGTGGCGGGTGTGTTCACACGCAACCGTTTTTGCGCTGCACCGGTGCAGGTGTGCCGCGAACATCTGGGCGTGGCACAGTCCGCGCCGATGCGCGCCCTGGTGATCAACACCGGATGCGCCAATGCCGGCACCGGCGAAGCCGGCTTGCAGGCGGCACGCGAAAGCTGCGACGCGGTGGCGGCGCTCCTCGGCGTGAAAGCGCGCGAGGTGCTGCCATTTTCCACCGGCGTGATCCTGGAGCCCTTGCCGCTTGACCGCCTCGTCGCCGGCCTGCCTGCTGCCCTCGCCGATGCTCGCGCCGACGCCTGGGCCGATGCCGCGGCCGCCATCATGACCACCGACACCGTGCCCAAGGCGGCCAGCACGCAAATCAGCATCGACGGCGTGCGCGTCACCGTCAGCGGCATCGCCAAGGGCGCGGGCATGATCCGCCCCAATATGGCGACGATGCTCGGCTTCATTGCCACCGACGCGGCAGTGGCGCCGGCGCTGCTGGCGCAACTGGCCCGCGAGGTGGCCGACGCTTCGTTCAACTGCATCACGGTCGATGGCGATACCTCGACCAACGACGCCCTGGTCATCGCCGCCACCGGCCGTGCCGCGTTGCCAGCCATCACCGATGCGGCCAGCCCGCAGGCGCAGGCCTTGCGCGCGGCGCTCACGCAGGTCGCGCTGCACATCGCCCAGGCCATCGTGCGCGACGGCGAGGGTGCGACCAAATTCATCAGCATTCATGTCGAGCGTGCCCGCAGCCGCGAGGAGGCGCGCTTGGTGGCCTACGCCGTGGCGCATTCGCCCCTGGTGAAAACCGCTTTCTTCGCCAGCGACCCCAACCTCGGCCGCATCCTTGCGGCGGTTGGCTACGCCGGCATCGACGACCTCGATGTGTCCGGCGTCGATCTCTACCTCGACGCCGTGCATGTGGCCACGCGCGGCGGCCGTCACCCCGGCTACCAGGAAGCCGAAGGCAAGCGCGTCATGGCCAAGCCCGAGATTGCCGTGCGCATCGTGCTGGGCCGTGGGGACGCCGCCGCCACGGTGTGGACTTGCGATCTCTCGCACGACTACGTCAGCATCAACGCCGATTACCGGAGCTGA
- a CDS encoding ATP-binding protein: MDRLAALLDHAERVLSRLEQTLAPTAPEPDWRAAVAFRWRKRGQHAMLQPVRTLAPIQLSDLQGIDEQKRRIERNTRQFVAGKPANNVLLTGARGTGKSSLVKACLNKYAAKGLRLIEVDKADLIDLPDLMDLLESRPERFIVFSDDLSFDEGEAGYKALKSVLDGSISANADNVLIYATSNRRHLLPEYMHENLSYQHTESGEVHPGEVVEEKISLSERFGLWVSFYPFDQDHYLRIIDHWLQAFGITPEEAQAAHAEALVWALERGSRSGRVALQFARDFAGRKLR; encoded by the coding sequence ATGGACCGCCTCGCGGCCCTGCTCGACCATGCCGAGCGCGTGCTCAGCCGCCTGGAGCAAACCCTCGCGCCGACCGCGCCCGAGCCCGACTGGCGCGCGGCCGTGGCGTTTCGCTGGCGCAAGCGCGGCCAGCACGCCATGCTGCAGCCCGTGCGCACGCTGGCGCCCATCCAGCTCTCCGACCTGCAAGGCATCGACGAGCAGAAGCGCCGCATCGAGCGCAACACCCGCCAGTTCGTCGCCGGCAAGCCGGCCAACAACGTGCTGCTCACGGGTGCGCGCGGCACCGGCAAGTCCTCGCTGGTGAAAGCCTGCCTGAACAAATATGCGGCCAAGGGGTTGCGCCTGATCGAAGTGGACAAGGCCGATCTCATCGACCTGCCCGATCTGATGGACTTGCTGGAGTCGCGGCCCGAGCGCTTCATCGTGTTCTCGGACGATCTGTCGTTCGACGAGGGCGAGGCCGGCTACAAGGCGCTCAAATCCGTGCTCGACGGCTCGATCTCGGCCAACGCCGACAACGTGCTGATCTACGCCACGTCCAACCGCCGCCATCTGCTGCCCGAGTACATGCACGAGAACCTCAGCTACCAGCACACCGAAAGCGGCGAAGTGCATCCAGGCGAGGTGGTGGAAGAAAAGATTTCGCTGTCCGAGCGTTTCGGTCTGTGGGTGAGTTTCTACCCCTTCGACCAGGACCATTACCTGCGCATCATCGACCATTGGCTGCAGGCCTTCGGCATCACGCCCGAAGAGGCACAGGCGGCGCATGCCGAGGCCCTGGTCTGGGCGCTGGAGCGCGGCTCGCGCTCAGGCCGCGTGGCGCTGCAGTTCGCGCGCGACTTCGCTGGCCGCAAGCTGCGCTGA
- a CDS encoding DNA gyrase inhibitor YacG, protein MTASTTAPAVRTVRCPACGGPSRYAADNPWRPFCSERCKNLDFGAWASENYRVATQPSVDDEDGGESSGPASSSGDKPISH, encoded by the coding sequence ATGACCGCCTCGACCACCGCACCCGCCGTGCGCACCGTGCGTTGCCCTGCCTGCGGCGGCCCCAGCCGCTACGCGGCCGACAATCCGTGGCGGCCGTTTTGCAGTGAGCGCTGCAAGAACCTGGATTTCGGTGCCTGGGCCAGCGAAAACTACCGGGTGGCCACCCAGCCCTCGGTGGATGACGAAGACGGCGGCGAAAGCAGCGGGCCGGCATCGAGTTCCGGCGACAAGCCCATCAGCCACTGA
- a CDS encoding NUDIX domain-containing protein — translation MPATVKPETGAAAASVPAGEVERPLVPVAVGVLLRADGSFLLASRPVGKPYAGYWEFPGGKIEPGETLLQALERELHEELDIHAPHASFWRSCVVDYPHARVELQFCKVTHWQGQMRPCEGQDIAWQQLPVTVAPVLPGTIPVLQWLAQERSHEGPTHQGPTHLT, via the coding sequence ATGCCTGCCACGGTCAAGCCCGAAACCGGCGCGGCTGCGGCCTCCGTGCCTGCCGGTGAGGTCGAGCGTCCGCTGGTGCCGGTGGCCGTGGGCGTGCTGCTGCGGGCCGACGGCAGTTTCCTGCTCGCCAGCCGCCCGGTCGGCAAGCCCTACGCGGGCTATTGGGAATTTCCGGGGGGCAAGATCGAGCCGGGTGAAACCTTGCTGCAGGCGCTGGAGCGCGAGTTGCACGAGGAACTCGATATCCACGCGCCGCATGCCAGCTTCTGGCGTTCATGCGTCGTGGACTATCCGCATGCGCGGGTGGAGTTGCAGTTCTGCAAGGTGACGCATTGGCAAGGCCAGATGCGCCCCTGCGAAGGCCAGGACATCGCGTGGCAGCAACTGCCCGTGACGGTCGCGCCGGTGTTGCCGGGCACCATCCCCGTGTTGCAATGGTTGGCGCAGGAGCGCAGTCACGAAGGACCGACCCATCAGGGGCCGACGCACTTGACCTGA